The Nicotiana tabacum cultivar K326 chromosome 1, ASM71507v2, whole genome shotgun sequence genome segment tatttatatatgaatatatataaattcaattattattgtATTATGACTCTTAAATTACAAATATaaacacaaaaacttcaaattttaaattatgtGATTTTCAGACCTCtgttttataataaataaagaaagggAAGGCATGTAAAGCGCATCACATGGGCCCTCTTATGTGGTCGGCCGTCCATTGCGTAGATTTGAGAGTATATTCTTTTCCTATTCCCAAATTTTAATATCTTATCTTACAAAAGCTTATTAAAAAACCTTATCACTAACTTATCCACATTTGGCAGCCTTTTATCTTCAgccactttttttttttctttttaattttcttgAGCCCCACTTTTGGTCAAAATATGTGGAATTCCTAACCTCCACATAATCAATAAAACGGCTCGGATTAATCACGATGACGTGTCCataagaaaatcaaaatatttaATCCAATCGTATAATAGTACTTTGCAGATTAGGGTTTTAGCTTAATGATGATTACAACTCTAGACTTTATTGTTAAGTGGATAACTCTAATTGCACCACAACATTTTCTCTCTTTTACTTTTTCCTCCCAGGCTAATCATGGGACAAACTCTATAAAAAGTAGTaattaaaaataaagaataaaaaaagaaaagaataatatATACGTTAGTATTTTATTTAGAAATCTATTTAATTaggaatcaaataattttttcgCTTCTATCTTTTAACCTCTTTTGATTAAAAAATGTTTGCTAtcttttaattataaaaaatgtttATTTATAGCAAGTTACATAATTTCTGACCATgtacagttttattttattttttaaacgaGGAACAAATACGAATTCATACAAAGTACATATTAGATTCTTTTCACTCTTATACCCACAAACAAAGACGTAAGATACTTAACAAACTTTAGTATTCGAAGAATAGAAAATCGAGGGATTGGTTTGTTAGTAATTAACTCTtaatcttttcaaaaataaattacttAGGTGTCTTTGACAatgaatttattttttgaaatttggttgcaaaaaataattttgaagggatatatatattttctatcaAAAGATGGAAAACTGACTTTCTCAaagttattttctttataaatgtCTCAACACTTGCTATATAAtacttaataattaaaatttatatattgttATCAATCTTTAACATTTATTTTTAATGTAAAACACTGTTCCATTCTAAGAAATATGTTTCACAATACATTTTCTCACTCGTTAACGAAAACACATTTGAATATTTTTCTTGTAGCAAATACAATACagctaaaaagaaaaacaacggcAACAAGGAAATGGTCACGTGATGATCATGGAGAGCTCGTATTCAAAAGGGGCCCATAGAATCATTTCGAGATGATCAAATGTGTTCCACATGTCGCCCTTGACTTCCTTCTTGTCTCTTAAGAACTTTTTCtaattccttttttattttcgATGTATTGCCACGTGTTatattattgcatttttcggtcaTTGGTTAGTGGTgagttttttttttagtaaaaatcagcttattttgcaaaaataaattaataaaaagtaatttgtgtttgactacttaatttgaaaaatatttttgaacgaTAATTAGTGTTtgatcaaacttttaaaaagtattttttttaagtgtattattctcaaaaatacttttaaaaaaaatgattttgaggaaaagttatttttttttgtttttcaaaaactttacaaaaaatattttttttccttttaaaaacttagtcaaaTATTTTAACTGAAAATAAGCACTTTTGGTCCAAAAACATGGCCCCAAAGCTTGGCCAATCGTCCAGTATTACTTTATCTATTGAAGATAATGTGTTTTACTTCTCCTCTAAGATTGGACTTAGTTGGGATCAGAGTAGCCTTTTTCTCATTCCGTTATATCCCTTTTGCATGTGACTttgtacttgtattcatattaaatTTGAATATGCCTATTATTAAATACATAATAACAGTTTGCAGTTTTGCTAATGGAGAGGGCTTACCCCAAAGAAATGGCTACTATGTAAATATGATAgtcactttttctttttctcccatTTCAATCCAATATATGAATTGGATGGTCAAAAGACAAATACCCAATTAGGTCTTCTCTTTGTATTTCTTTTTTCCACATTGGTTAAAATACCATCTATGATACCCACAAATGGGGACCAACATCGCATTTTGTTGGATAAAAGTTCATATTTCTACATGACATAAATGGAAAAAGTTTTTGGTTTTTGATATCCCAACTAGTTTATGCCTACTTTGCTGCCACTATCAGTCTATCATATACGTATATTTTTTACAATTGCTAACTAGCTAAAAAAATCTTGACTATTGATAATAGGGGGGATTTTATAGTCAAAAGCATTAAGACTTACATTTTTTGTCATTGGATACTGGATAGGTGGGTGCTAGACAAGTACTATGAACGTGGAGAATAAACGTGTAGTGCCTCAAAAGTTCACAACATCAATATTCTTCATTTAAATCCAAAAAGTTGAGTCCTTTTATtatctcttaattaattaaatgccCTACATTGATGGAGGAATAAGGTGTTGTCTAGCCGTAGCCAATCCTCAGTTCATGAACGTTTTAGGTTGAATTAGGCTTAAAATCCATTTAATATTatgaatttatataaaaattcattcctttttattttattttattgatgttTGGCCTTCATGTTGTGTCGTCTACACTTTAGATGTAAGTTATGAATCTGCGAGGAATTATCTTCTATAATGGTCGTAGGCAAACCTTAGTTCACGAGCGCTTTGGGTCGAATTAGGCTCAATATCCATCTAATGTCATGAATTCATATCAAGACCCATTCCTTTTCTTAGTTTTATCTGTGTTTGACTTCATGCTGTGTTGCCCACATCTTAAATGTTAAGTTCTGGAATTTGTGAGAAATTATCTTTTTATATGATCTACGACAATTCTCACATTATGAGCTAACTTTAGGATTGACTAATTATGTCCAAAGTTCATTTCTTATTATTATCactattatatttattattattattattgaattTTCTTTAACTATAAGTCTGAAACTTTGTGTGAGCATTTACGTTAGATTTAAGTTTCAACATGAACAATCTAGTAAACAAGAGATCACAAGAGATTAGTACTCTTCTATCTTGAACTCTAGAAGAAAAAGAATTGATCTAAAAACTAATCTATTTAAGTAATCTGGCAAAAAGAAAATGGTACAGACTATCTAAAATAGAATTTATTCAATCTTCTTTTACTTAAAGTCAGAGATACAATGAATCCGGTCCAACTTCCAATATCAAATTCATTGAGATTTGAGACACTTCAATCGACATAAATAAATGTTCTAACAAGAAGATAGTACGGAAACTGTTACAGATCCACTTTTGTTTAAACAGAATATGAAAAGAAATCCATGTGTAAGAGAACTGGATTTTTCTTCGTAATGGTCGGTGACTGTTAGAGACTTTTGGAGAtcctctttaaaaaaaaaattaactgatGGAAAACACTGATTCATGATTCATGAAAGGTTTTCTTCTGAGttcgaattttcttttaattaaaaaaaaaggaaatatgctAGGTTAATGAAATTATATGAAGCGAGGATTTCATAATCCTtctcaaaaaatattaaaattattttcactaacggtctgtttggaaagccaccaGGTAATTGGAATTGATATAATTACTAGGGTAGTAATTACATAGTTGTGTAATTACGACGACTTGCTTGTTTGTTATAGTATAATTACAGTGCAATTacaagtgtaattacacagttaaattaaattttaaatgaagtaattaccaaaatttaaaagttaatataataaatatatgcctataaatttttataagtataaatgatattatatttggtgtctaagatatatatatattttcgtgaatatacattaattagtaaccatatatttataactaatgttttaaaaataatttatatatattttccaattaataatatttagtttagatacttacaaaaactaaaaacatacgttttgtaagaacatcatggaattcatgtttgataaataaattaatatttttaaatataatgtCATAAAATTATTCATGTTTGACAAAgctaatctatcaattctaactaaaaaatgaacAACAAGCAATGTGAGCCAATACTACTAAAGCAAGTAAATTGGAACCACAAATATAAcacaattttaaaattcaaaaaaaaaaagtttaacatatatataaaattccaacataataatatTAAGTTCCACTACAACTTAAGATTAGGAAACATAACAAGTTTATAACCACATTCAACAATGAAATTTCACGTTAATTGCATCACTCATTATATGTCAAGTTTGTTAATGActtattatttctaatattaggaggtgtaatttcaaaaaatagaataataaaatataagcaattataaagaatcacaagaagtaaaggtagagaaataaaagataaataatgtacaaagaaaaatatattttaaaatttcaaaaaataataaaaagtaaaaataaaataaaaaaagtaaaataatagaaataaaagttatacccccccccccccccccgagaattggagagtgtaattacaccCAAAACAACAACATCTTATTTTATGCTAGAAATTAGATGCAATAACCAATTTCCTCAAAAATGTTGGACTTAAATGTCATGAattcgtaaaaatagcacggactagtcagttttcggactggtcatttaaaatagtcagcgtttgcaaagtcattgaaaaaatgccactattttgctgcaacacggaaaattccatcataatatactggagatcggtacACTTGTGTaagaacttccagcatattatgctagaactccaacacgcgaaaagttccagcataatatactggagattagagcacctatgtatgaacttccagcatattatgctggatgcTGGACAtaagtatattatactggagtgcagtatattatactggaattctagtatattatactggagtatttttcggattttgaacagtttTAGTTCAgatatatctttacatgaaaagtggctaaatttcaattacttttgaaactgtgactattttgaacgaccacttgtaaatctggttatttttgaatttctcaagTATGTAATTAAAGTTTGTGTTCACGTTTTTGTTTTCATAGACATATATAGAATCACCATTGCAATATTTTCATAGAATCGTTTAGGTTAGGGAGCACTTTATAGCTAAAGCAAGACTTCCTGATGCATATTTGGATTAATCGAGTCTCAAAACGAATACAGAAAACCATTTTTTTCCATATATCTACAAGGAGGGAGTTTCCCTGAATTAAGGCACCTCCTCCCCATTTGGTGGACTAATTCCAAAAGTAAAAAATGAATCCGAATTAAGGTCAGGTACACCGTACATACATGCATGCTCCTCTTGACAGATTCTGATGAAGCTGATAacatactctttttcttttcctcaaactCCTCCTTACcgtgggtcatcacttgttttagactAAATTCCGTGATCCGAAACCTTAAAAACTTCAATCTATCTCAACTCAATATGCGTACACAGTCAGGGTGTGTAGCCGGAAagtcattatgtgaaaatctgtgaaaaataataaaaagtgcctttaaaatgaatttatgttgacttcggtcaacattttgggtaaacggatccgaaCCTATGATTTGACGGTTCcggaaggtccgtaggaaaatatgggacttgggcatatgcctggaattgaatttcgaggtcccaagcccgagaaataaattttttaaagaaaattattttctggaatatataggagtttttggaaatgaaaaatgtttggaagttgatggtatcgggcccgtattttagttccgaagctcggtacaggtcttatatatgatttaagtcgagcctgtaaaatttggtaagaaacggacttgaaatgacgtgattcggaaccgtatttgaaaaatttgaaactttgaaagttcatgagatttCCTTTGCTTTTGGTggtaaattcatagttattgatgttattctgaGGATTTGATTGCATGAGCAAGTCCGTATagtatttttaggttggtgtgcatgtttagtttggagccccgagggctcgggtgagttttggataggccacggggtggaatTTTAACATAGGATGTTGCAGGTTTTtagctggtatgttgcaggtctacagacttcgcatttgcgaagcctggctcacaAATGCGGCAAAACATTGCAAATGTGATAATGGACCTGGGCTGcattagtcgcaaatgcgactgttcTATCGCAAAAGCGATATCACATTTGCGAAAggttcctcgcaaatgcgaaggtgaccAGAAATTGaacttggtcgcaaatgcgaatgaGTTAGTTTTCTGagggattcgcaattgcgaactctggtCGGAATTGCGACACCTACAacctgtaaattcataacttagacgtatttcaaccatttttcaaacCCTCTCAAAACCAAagcactcttgggcgatttttcaaagacaagtactcttccaaatcgattgtaagtcatttctaacttatttttatCAAACTTTAACATCTTTcctcatgatttcaactcaaaattaaaggttttcataggggaaattgggtgttttggttGGAACctagattttttaaattttggggatttggacctcgatttgaggtccgatttcaaaacaaatcttatatttgggttcgtgggggaatgagtaatcgggttttggtttgaacctcgggttttgaccacatgggtccgggggcaatttttgactttttgggaaaaactttagaaaacctattttcatgcattgaaattgattcatttagcatttattgatatagttaaataacttgtggctagatacgagcgaattggtggtggaatcatgAGGTAAAGCGAtggttgaggcttgaattgtgttcgtggcatcgaggtaagtgtttgatctaaccttaacttgagggattaggagtcgagtcctatttgctatgtgttacttgttggatacgacgtataagcatggtaacgagtatctatacgtcgttgtcaagcatgcccgtgagtcttaaattggagtcgttgtgttcttaataagtactacaaatgcctaagttgttgagtattggtgctagatGAAGTTCCtcttgtgaagttaaatgttggaacaagtttggttatagctgattcccttgtcgggacgtatttacttcttactgtcgcttcccttgtcgggatattgttgttccctagttgttcccttgccgggatattgttgttctCTTGTCGagactcttttgtgattggtgttgaattgtatactgggatcgggttgcatgccgcaataatattatatttggatcgggttgcacgccacaacaatattatatttagatcggattgcacgccataACAGTGATATATAATATGGATCGGGTTCTACACCGCAacagtatttttatgatttggatcgggttgcgcaccgcaacagtaaatgataaaagtagatattgatttgttactgtttccttattctttctgctgcgaattttaaattgttctttatACTTTTTTTCCAGagttactgttggtaaatgatattccccacagcatgtccccttcccatctttaactgctagtttccttTATTATTACTTGCTACGTATATAAGCTTTAACCGCACAGGTTTGTTTGGTAGTctggttctagcctcgtcactacttcgccgaggttaggctacgCACTTACCatcacatgaggtcggttgtgctgatactacaccctgcactgtgtgcagatcccggagcagccgcttttggaccttagcttgggtggctgccttcaatccatacggagatccaaggtagtcctgcaggcgtccacaggccttggcgtctccctctatcttttCTTCCTGTTTCACTTATGTAATTCAGAAACAGTATTGCATTTATTTTTCGGACCTTGTTTATagaattcttagaccgtctgtggagttgtgacaccagtcttgggtagttttTGATTAAGAAATTATGTTGGAATTATTTAAATGGTTTAATTGTTTCTTCTGCTCGTTTCAAATTTCTGCTGTTTATAAACTGTTGATTTGcatttgttaaagaattaaaatggaaaaaagataaatatttcaaatggttggcatgcctagctttcactagtaggcgccatcacgactcccgaagatAGAAAATACGGGTCGTGATACTtactttccttttttccttttttttttttgaaggagGGATTAGTGGAAGAAACAAAGTATTCTAAGACAAAGTATTCCAAGACAAAATCTGGATTTAGGATCTGAAAAAAGAAAGCCATCTTAGATATTGCAACATTTACAAATGTTATGCTAGCTTTTACTATTAAGTATAGACTAATTCTAATAGCAACTAACGAATTCCTAATATAATATATGAAAATATAAGGATCGAGGTGTGATATTATCACTTTCTAAAACGAGTGATTTAATTTCCCGGCTTTTGTCAGATAATATACTTTGAGGATATAACAAGCATGTTATTAGTAGTTCATATAGTGAATGTATATATTTAATTTCGACTGAAGTTGTAATGTTTCAGAATAGAAGGAAAGATACTTTTACGATCACACTTTCAATTCTTGTTATTATTCTCACAGTATTACAGAGAATACAAATACGACATGTTTTACACATAAAGCTCCTTAATATTGAGAAAACTGATGAATAAACCAGTCCTTATCCCTTCTTTTGGTGCTATTTTTGTTGTCAATTCAACATATTTCTGCAGCAAAACAAATAAATGACAAATCATCGCCAATCCTCTATGTGTTCCAACGTTTATACTAAGCAAACATTTATGTTAAGTTGAGTGATAAACTAATCAACTGGATCACATCTGATCAGTCAAGAAGGTCTTATTCTTGTCGTCTTTAATTGTAGTCTGTAGAGGcctttttcttgttttgaaaaataaaaagctTTTTCACTTACTGACGTATATATTGCTACATAGCAATCCTCCAAGGTAACCAGATAATAAGGTAGTTAAATTGAACGTTTATCACTATATAGGGGTGTAATGGGATGATTGTAATTCTTTCGCTCGTTATAATTAGGGATCTCGGGTTCTAGTCCTGGAATGGAGAATCTTTCGGTAGAGATTATTTTTACCCCTTTTAGTCAACCTATGGGATGCAAATCCAGATTAGTCGGACCAATGAAAAGTTGAACATTTATCACATCAACAAGCTAGAGCAAGCATAAACTTACATTGGTCGCCATAAGTAACTTTGTAATTCTCCTTCAGGTAGTCTGCCGCACGAACTGGAGGAAACCTGTTGGCACATCACTATAATAATACTTCCAATATAAAAAGTACGGAAAAGGGCAAAAAATAAACCTATCGTTTGGTAAATGATTTAAGTTTACGCTTCCTTCATTTTTTGGTCCAAAAATACACTCGACGTTATCTTTCGGATTAAAAATACCCTCGCGGTTAACGGAATAATGTATGGGTCCCTTTTTAATGCGTTGTCATTATTTATTGGGCCACGTGGCCCAGTTACGTGTTGCCAACACATTAAAAAGGGACCACCGAAATTTCCGCTTGTCGTAGGGGTATTTTTAATCCGAAAGATAACATCGAGTGTATTTTTGGACCAAAAAGTGAAGGAAGCTTAAACTTAAATCATTTACCAAACAAAAGGGGTATTTTTTACCCTTTCCAAAAAAGTGAAAGGAAACAAAAGAGAAGAAGCTAAAGGTATCTGGAATCTCAAAAGAGGAACATTAGAAAGTTGAAAAATGTGGTAAATACCTAGGAGGAGAAGACTCATTACAGCAACTCTTCAAGCATTCCACAACACAATCTGGACTTGGATCAAAAAGCATAGCCACCTGTTCTTTTTTGAAGCATGATTTGTAAGTTTATGCACATCACTCATTCTTAAGAAACCAACACATTAATAAGaatacatcaataaaatctccaCAATGTAACTTCCTCCCTCCTAATTTAACGGTCCTATTAACCAGGAATATTTTACTGCATTTACAGTGGTAAATATCTTTGGCTTCCCAGAAAACAATGAGGATTTTTCAATTCCAAATAAACCTAAATCAATAGGACATATCTCCTGAAATATTTCATTTAGTCTGTAGCTATCAATGGTCATGCAAAACCACATACAACGGGGTCGGAAAAAAAATACCAGAATGTCACACTTAGAACTTGAACCGGTGACCTaaagcaatttttattttaaacCATTTTTCCCATTACACTAGAATATTCTTACATCAAGAGGATTCAACAGCTTATAAATAACTTCAAAAAAATTGTTTTGCCCTATTTGCATAGTATAATTGGTGACGAACGGGATTCAATTAAACACTCTTGCGCTCCGCCCTTGACTATATCAAGAAACTACTACGGTAATTTCATTTCTTCTTTGGCATTCTGCTATCTTCAAAGGACATTATGACATGAGTAGGATGAAGAGGATTTCAATGAGGAAGATGTAGAATACCGAGTATCGTTCCTGTGTTGGTTGTGTCACTCTGTGCAATGTTGACTTAAACAAGCAATTTGTCCACCTTTCCATCATATCTCCAATGTTAACAATGAAAGCCCTGCAAATTGACAATTTTCATGTTTAAGTTATGAACTAGTTACACTGCTAATGTTAAGAAACATTGGTCATGCTAGTTATGCTGTTTCACACCACACGATAATCCTAAAGTGtaaatgaataatttaagtacccTTTCAGATGATGCACGTCCTCCCAAATCTGTGGTTTCTGTAACTTATCCCTGCAAACCTGATAAACGGAGAAGCCAATTCAAAATGAAACTATCAATACGATACAAAATCACCACTTTGTCGATTCATCATTCATGATCCTTTCTATCTAATATATACCTGAAGTCCAGGAACACCATCAGTCACTAGGATAGTAATCATTCCACAATCTGTATGAGCCCCAGCGCCATGCATATGTTTATCAGAAGAGTCTATCTCACCTGCTACTGATAAGAGGGAAACAATATGCCTGAATCATATATATGTTCCTGTACATATTATGTGGTCATGGTTTGTGCATAATCAACTCTTGCATAAGCGGTGAATTAACTTATATGTGTGTGTGCGTACTTTCTAGCAACTAACTATGTAGAAGAATCCATTAGTATTGTTAATGATAGTAAAAGAAGATTATTAAAATACTAGTTGAAAAGTTAGCTTGCTAGGAAAAGATCACATTCAAATTTTAAATAGTTCATAAACTTGAATTGctaaatgttgaaattgtataAAAATAGAACGGCGTCAAATATTTTCGAAAGAGCGTCAAATAAACCGATCAACAGGGAGCATTAATTATGTTATTATTGTGGCTCCATAGTTCCGCACAAGACatataattttcttttctattcatCTAGCTCAAAAACATTTTACAGGAAGTGAAGCCAATAATTGTTGAGAAGCAAGAAGTGACTTAGCTATGTATGGAAATATACAGGGGTAGTTTAGTCTATTTAATTGTACTTAAAGTCGGTTGTTTGTCAGTTAGTTAGTGTAGTAGTCACCATATATAAGCTAGCTCACAGGTATTCTCAGAATGAATGAGACAGTTCATTTTCTCAACTCTCTGAAAAGTGAAAACCATCTTCtgcttctttcttttctctctaaaTCTAGGGTTTCATTCACCCATTAATGCAGAGATTTCAGCAATAATAAGTAAACACTCCCATTTAAACTTCTCGTTTAACAACAAAAAAACATACTTGGATAACGCAGGGGGCGAAGAAGAGCAGCAGGTGGATCGAATGCACCAACTTT includes the following:
- the LOC107814881 gene encoding azadirone synthase LFS-like isoform X1, yielding MIDLSSTDRTLLADSLRKACVENGFFYLRNHGIEEELIQRVFEGSRRFFGLSLEEKMKLLRKNHRGYSPLYSEMLNSNDNPKGDPKESIYFGAPEDISPYGNLNQWPPHEVLPCWRSTMEEYYKTILCVGKRVVSLMAVALNVDEDFFEKVGAFDPPAALLRPLRYPIAGEIDSSDKHMHGAGAHTDCGMITILVTDGVPGLQVCRDKLQKPQIWEDVHHLKGAFIVNIGDMMERWTNCLFKSTLHRVTQPTQERYSVAMLFDPSPDCVVECLKSCCNESSPPRFPPVRAADYLKENYKVTYGDQ
- the LOC107814881 gene encoding azadirone synthase LFS-like isoform X3, giving the protein MIDLSSTDRTLLADSLRKACVENGFFYLRNHGIEEELIQRVFEGSRRFFGLSLEEKMKLLRKNHRGYSPLYSEMLNSNDNPKGDPKESIYFGAPEDISPYEVLPCWRSTMEEYYKTILCVGKRVVSLMAVALNVDEDFFEKVGAFDPPAALLRPLRYPIAGEIDSSDKHMHGAGAHTDCGMITILVTDGVPGLQVCRDKLQKPQIWEDVHHLKGAFIVNIGDMMERWTNCLFKSTLHRVTQPTQERYSVAMLFDPSPDCVVECLKSCCNESSPPRFPPVRAADYLKENYKVTYGDQ
- the LOC107814881 gene encoding azadirone synthase LFS-like isoform X2 — encoded protein: MIDLSSTDRTLLADSLRKACVENGFFYLRNHGIEEELIQRVFEGSRRFFGLSLEEKMKLLRKNHRGYSPLYSEMLNSNDNPKGDPKESIYFGAPEDISPYGNLNQWPPHEVLPCWRSTMEEYYKTILCVGKRVVSLMAVALNVDEDFFEKVGAFDPPAALLRPLRYPTGEIDSSDKHMHGAGAHTDCGMITILVTDGVPGLQVCRDKLQKPQIWEDVHHLKGAFIVNIGDMMERWTNCLFKSTLHRVTQPTQERYSVAMLFDPSPDCVVECLKSCCNESSPPRFPPVRAADYLKENYKVTYGDQ
- the LOC107814881 gene encoding azadirone synthase LFS-like isoform X4: MIDLSSTDRTLLADSLRKACVENGFFYLRNHGIEEELIQRVFEGSRRFFGLSLEEKMKLLRKNHRGDPKESIYFGAPEDISPYGNLNQWPPHEVLPCWRSTMEEYYKTILCVGKRVVSLMAVALNVDEDFFEKVGAFDPPAALLRPLRYPIAGEIDSSDKHMHGAGAHTDCGMITILVTDGVPGLQVCRDKLQKPQIWEDVHHLKGAFIVNIGDMMERWTNCLFKSTLHRVTQPTQERYSVAMLFDPSPDCVVECLKSCCNESSPPRFPPVRAADYLKENYKVTYGDQ